From a region of the Roseivirga sp. 4D4 genome:
- a CDS encoding OmpA family protein: MKRSALLFMAFIVMCSVTLKAQNLNKVFAAMEEKDWEVALSYLEPIMAKRKKNYQAKWLAAICHSERYRFEESYALFKEALPYAEEDPSFWIPYANAYLFGGRVDDAERTLRRVNQNLLEDYVKPEYFRVFNNIQNAKTLLPNPKEIIVKNLGQNVNTVGNEYSQVVTTDQRGIFFSARREGLGEVADDGEYYEQLMTSQMNEFDNWNKDNPLEGYASDEDYDAPLQLLDNDNTMIVFRNDDLFITRKQADGSWGEREPLPINTKKWEPHAFMYNNGNSIIYASDFKSDNENADLYIVHKQANGKWSKPYAVEELNTPVNEDAPFVAGDGTLYFASRGHSSMGGYDIFSTRLDSATGKFSEPENMGAPINLPTDDTFFTLYGKNAYFSSSRPEGYGENDIYRVIMFNNSQIQGKVLECDNITAVGNATISVVGQEDKYSAVTNEYGVYFMNMPIESDFTLRVERDGEVLYEKEHQIRVLFRDKFEIEQDFFIGECGKNEKEIYVKMINSFDLDPNNISVDPPSTEGIVIPVVEEPEPVVEEVVEEVEEAFETAVDTVTKVAGAPVVVKEEKAPEPDPIVVPEEELIELPNVFFDFDKQNIKPEFIDRLNEAAELLKRRTDLRIMVAGHTDSYGTNEYNVALGQRRYTAVFNYLKDRGVDASQMDVQTFSEDLPIASNRTRKGRAFNRRVELYFVDENGERKK, encoded by the coding sequence ATGAAAAGATCAGCACTTTTATTTATGGCATTTATTGTCATGTGCAGCGTCACACTCAAGGCTCAAAACCTCAATAAGGTCTTTGCAGCCATGGAGGAGAAAGATTGGGAGGTGGCCTTAAGCTACCTGGAACCAATTATGGCCAAAAGGAAAAAGAATTATCAGGCCAAGTGGTTAGCTGCCATTTGTCACTCCGAGCGTTACCGTTTTGAAGAGTCATATGCTTTGTTTAAAGAGGCACTTCCTTATGCTGAAGAAGACCCTTCTTTCTGGATTCCATATGCCAATGCTTATTTATTTGGAGGTAGAGTAGACGATGCCGAAAGGACTTTACGCAGGGTTAACCAAAATTTGCTTGAGGACTATGTCAAACCAGAGTATTTCAGGGTGTTCAATAACATCCAAAATGCAAAGACCCTATTGCCAAATCCAAAGGAGATCATTGTAAAGAACCTTGGGCAAAACGTCAACACTGTCGGAAATGAGTATAGTCAAGTCGTTACCACTGATCAACGCGGTATTTTCTTTAGTGCCAGACGTGAGGGCCTGGGCGAAGTAGCTGATGATGGAGAGTACTATGAGCAGTTGATGACATCTCAGATGAACGAGTTTGATAATTGGAATAAAGACAATCCACTGGAGGGTTATGCCTCTGATGAAGACTATGATGCTCCTTTACAATTACTGGATAATGACAATACAATGATTGTCTTCAGGAATGATGACCTGTTTATTACTAGAAAACAAGCGGATGGTTCCTGGGGAGAAAGAGAACCTCTACCTATCAATACTAAAAAGTGGGAACCACATGCTTTTATGTATAACAACGGTAACTCAATTATCTACGCGTCTGACTTCAAGAGTGATAATGAGAATGCCGATTTATATATAGTTCATAAGCAAGCTAATGGAAAGTGGTCTAAGCCTTATGCAGTTGAAGAACTGAATACGCCAGTGAATGAAGATGCTCCATTTGTGGCGGGTGATGGAACATTGTATTTCGCTTCAAGGGGGCATAGTTCAATGGGAGGTTACGATATTTTTAGCACTAGGCTAGATAGTGCTACTGGTAAGTTTTCAGAGCCTGAGAATATGGGGGCTCCCATTAACCTTCCTACTGATGATACTTTCTTTACACTTTATGGTAAGAATGCCTATTTCTCTTCGAGTAGACCTGAAGGTTATGGAGAAAATGACATTTACCGAGTGATTATGTTCAACAACTCTCAGATCCAAGGGAAGGTACTGGAGTGTGATAATATCACTGCAGTAGGTAATGCGACCATATCAGTTGTGGGTCAAGAAGACAAATACTCTGCAGTGACCAATGAGTACGGGGTGTATTTTATGAACATGCCCATTGAAAGTGATTTTACCTTACGCGTTGAAAGAGATGGAGAAGTCCTTTACGAAAAGGAGCATCAGATCAGAGTGCTTTTTAGAGATAAGTTTGAAATAGAGCAAGACTTCTTTATTGGCGAGTGCGGAAAGAATGAAAAGGAGATCTACGTGAAAATGATCAACAGTTTTGACCTAGACCCAAATAATATATCAGTGGATCCACCATCTACCGAAGGAATCGTAATTCCAGTAGTAGAGGAGCCTGAGCCAGTAGTTGAGGAAGTTGTTGAAGAAGTTGAAGAGGCCTTTGAAACAGCCGTAGATACGGTGACGAAAGTGGCAGGTGCACCGGTAGTGGTTAAAGAGGAGAAAGCTCCAGAGCCAGATCCAATTGTTGTTCCGGAAGAGGAATTGATTGAATTACCAAATGTGTTTTTTGACTTTGACAAGCAGAATATCAAACCTGAGTTTATTGACCGTTTGAATGAGGCTGCTGAATTGTTAAAGAGGAGAACAGACCTTAGAATTATGGTTGCTGGCCATACGGATTCCTACGGAACGAATGAATATAACGTTGCACTAGGTCAACGCAGATATACGGCCGTATTCAACTACTTGAAGGACCGAGGTGTTGATGCTAGTCAGATGGAC